From a region of the Sebastes umbrosus isolate fSebUmb1 chromosome 10, fSebUmb1.pri, whole genome shotgun sequence genome:
- the ttl gene encoding tubulin--tyrosine ligase gives MNTPMYTFVTRDDNSTVYAEVSKILLSTGQWKRLKRDNPRFNLMLGERNRLPFGRLGHEPGLVQLVNYYRGADKLCRKASLVKLIKTSPELSDSCNWLPESYIIYPTNLNTPVAPATNGISHLKNNPKTDEREVFLASYHLKKESGEGTVWIAKSSAGAKGAGILISHDANQLLEYIDNQGQVHVIQKYLEKPLLLQPGHRKFDIRSWVLVDHQYNIYLYREGVLRTSSEPYNSSDLQDMTSHLTNHCIQKEHSHNYGRYEEGNEMFFDEFRLYLLNTHNVVLETTILPQIKQVIKSCLTCIEPTISTKHLSYQSFQLFGFDFMVDESFKVWLIEINGAPACAQKLYAELCQGIVDVAVSSVFTLNSGGDSSSASSSPYSSSPSSTFTTNSCSSPKLRGPLHVGPFTRL, from the exons ATGAATACCCCGATGTACACATTTGTCACGCGTGACGACAACAGCACTGTTTATGCAGAAGTTTCCAAAATCCTCCTCTCGACTGGACAATGGAAGAGGCTGAAAAGAGACAATCCCAGGTTCAACTTAATGCTTGGTGAACGGAACAGACTGCCCTTTGGACGTCTGG GTCATGAACCAGGACTGGTGCAGCTGGTGAATTACTACAGAGGAGCAGACAAGCTTTGCAGAAAGGCATCCTTGGTCAA GCTAATAAAGACCAGCCCAGAGCTGTCCGACTCCTGTAACTGGCTTCCAGAGTCCTACATCATCTATCCTACTAACCTCAACACCCCTGTTGCTCCAGCTACGAATGGCATTAGCCATCTGAAGAACAATCCCAAGACGGATGAGCGAGAAGTCTTCTTGGCCTCCTATCACTTGAAAAAAGAAAGTGGGGAGGGCACAGTGTGGATAGCCAAGTCTTCTGCTGGAGCTAAAG GTGCTGGTATTTTGATATCCCATGATGCTAATCAGCTGCTGGAGTACATTGATAATCAGGGACAGGTTCATGTTATTCAGAAGTACCTGGAGAAACCTCTGCTTCTGCAGCCGGGACATCGGAAGTTTGACATCAG GAGCTGGGTGCTTGTGGACCATCAGTACAATATCTATTTATACCGGGAGGGTGTGCTGCGGACGTCCTCGGAGCCCTACAACAGCTCCGACCTCCAGGATATGACCAGCCACCTGACCAACCACTGCATCCAGAAGGAGCACTCCCACAACTACGGACGATACGAGGAGGGGAACGAGATGTTCTTCGATGAGTTCAGGCTGTACCTGCTCAACACTCACAACGTCGTCCTGGAGACCACCATATTACCTCAGATCAAGCAGGTCATAAA GAGCTGTCTAACGTGTATTGAGCCGACAATCAGCACCAAGCACCTGTCCTACCAGAGCTTCCAACTCTTTGGATTTGATTTCATGGTGGACGAGAGCTTCAAAGTGTGGCTCATTGAGATCAACGGAGCTCCAGCCTGTGCACA GAAACTATATGCAGAGCTATGTCAAGGTATCGTGGATGTGGCCGTTTCCAGCGTCTTCACCCTGAACAGTGGCGGTGACTCCTCTTCTGCTTCCTCTTCACCttattcttcctctccttcctccacgTTCACCACCAACTCCTGCTCCTCTCCCAAACTGAGAGGGCCTCTTCACGTGGGCCCTTTCACTAGACTgtaa
- the fignl1 gene encoding fidgetin-like protein 1, whose product MSGAHLDEWQRRSFDISSGNCTPEQTADAYRAHILSIQYAWASSQLSQAGMASLLRTYSERYAAVLDSDDPRTGLNNYADSALHLARSQRNYSDKWESSLTTESVLELPCVQRMNQAGTGGGGSLVAPGDVNIPVGQESRSLFKPVGPPQPKTEVKNITCNPATTLERPRGSEGMSGNPNSFSRPPARPPSAFSHSSSVLPQGNPSPAGGTQTYQSSFFPTSNPSKRKNVYNPDGGDGGRGQHGGQAGSDPRAGSNFKTAREQFFVDQQRKHSNQPQRGQPAGMAATLKKSLGANRPRGTFSKFVSPIPRQEEEEEGGVSRNSNQEPQILDERLKNFEPKIIELIMSEIMDHGPPVSWDDIAGLEFAKTTIKEIVVWPMLRPDIFTGLRGPPKGILLFGPPGTGKTLIGKCIACQSGATFFSISASSLTSKWVGEGEKMVRALFAIARCHQPAVIFIDEIDSLLSQRTDGEHDSSRRIKTEFLVQLDGAATAAEDRILVVGATNRPQEIDEAARRRLAKRLYIPLPEAAARRQIVINLMTQEKNQLGEQELESVVAATEGFSGADMTQLCREAALGPIRSIQLSDIATITADQVRPILYIDFQEALKTVRPSVSSKDLELYENWNKTFGCGR is encoded by the coding sequence ATGAGTGGAGCACACCTGGACGAATGGCAGAGGAGGTCCTTTGACATTTCATCTGGCAACTGTACACCTGAACAGACGGCCGATGCCTACCGGGCCCACATCCTCTCCATTCAGTATGCATGGGCAAGCTCCCAGCTCTCTCAGGCCGGCATGGCCAGCCTGCTCAGGACCTACTCGGAGCGCTACGCCGCAGTGCTTGACTCGGATGACCCCCGCACAGGGCTTAACAACTATGCAGACAGCGCGCTGCATCTGGCCCGCAGTCAGAGGAACTACAGTGACAAATGGGAGTCGTCGCTGACCACGGAGAGTGTGCTGGAGCTGCCCTGCGTGCAGAGGATGAATCAGGCAGGGACGGGGGGAGGAGGCTCCCTGGTGGCACCTGGAGATGTTAACATACCTGTGGGACAAGAGAGCAGGTCATTGTTCAAACCTGTAGGTCCACCTCAGCCTAAAACAGAGGTTAAAAACATAACCTGTAATCCTGCTACTACTTTAGAGAGGCCAAGAGGCTCTGAGGGGATGTCGGGTAATCCTAACTCGTTCTCCCGACCTCCAGCCCGACCACCGTCTGCCTTTAGTCATTCTTCTTCAGTTCTTCCACAGGGAAACCCCAGCCCTGCAGGGGGCACACAAACCTATCAGTCCTCCTTTTTCCCCACCTCCAACCCATCTAAGCGGAAAAATGTTTACAACCCAGATGGAGGGGATGGTGGCAGGGGGCAACACGGAGGTCAAGCAGGCAGTGACCCGCGAGCTGGAAGCAACTTTAAAACGGCTCGTGAGCAGTTTTTTGTTGATCAACAGAGAAAACACTCCAACCAGCCCCAAAGAGGTCAGCCCGCTGGGATGGCAGCAACTCTGAAGAAATCTCTGGGTGCCAACAGGCCTCGAGGCACATTTTCTAAATTTGTGTCACCTATTCcaagacaggaagaggaagaagaaggaggggtGAGCCGTAATTCCAATCAGGAACCTCAGATCCTGGATGAGCGTCTGAAAAACTTTGAGCCAAAGATAATCGAGCTGATCATGAGTGAGATCATGGACCACGGGCCTCCTGTTTCCTGGGACGATATAGCAGGCCTGGAGTTTGCCAAGACCACCATAAAGGAGATTGTGGTTTGGCCTATGCTGCGCCCTGACATCTTTACTGGCCTCCGTGGTCCCCCCAAAGGCATCCTGTTGTTTGGACCCCCAGGGACGGGAAAAACTCTGATAGGAAAATGCATAGCGTGCCAGTCAGGTGCCACCTTCTTTAGCATCAGTGCTTCATCGCTCACATCCAAGTGGGTGGGTGAAGGAGAAAAAATGGTGCGAGCCCTGTTTGCCATCGCCCGCTGCCACCAGCCTGCTGTCATTTTCATTGACGAAATTGACTCGCTGTTGTCTCAGCGGACAGACGGGGAGCACGACTCATCGCGTAGGATAAAGACCGAGTTCTTGGTTCAGCTGGATGGAGCAGCCACGGCAGCCGAGGACCGCATCCTGGTGGTGGGCGCCACCAACCGGCCTCAAGAGATAGACGAGGCCGCCCGACGACGCCTGGCTAAGAGGTTATACATCCCCCTGCCTGAAGCAGCCGCCCGTCGGCAGATCGTGATTAACCTCATGACTCAAGAGAAGAACCAGCTGGGAGAGCAGGAGCTGGAGAGCGTGGTAGCCGCCACCGAGGGCTTCTCAGGGGCTGACATGACTCAGCTGTGTCGAGAGGCAGCGCTGGGGCCCATCCGCAGCATCCAGCTCAGCGACATCGCCACCATCACTGCAGATCAGGTGCGACCAATCCTCTACATCGACTTCCAGGAGGCCCTGAAGACGGTACGACCCAGCGTCTCATCAAAGGACTTGGAGCTGTATGAAAACTGGAACAAGACTTTTGGATGTGGACGTTAA